TGATTACCAACAATGGGAATCCCATCCGTAAAGCCATTATGACCATCGCACAAAACAACTGGCGTAAAATTGGGATCAAATGCAACACACAATTATTTGAGTGGGCTGTTTTCCTTCAGGATTTTATCAACACGGGAGATTTTGATGCCGTTATTCTGGGTTGGAGCATGGGAGTCGATCCCGATTTATACCAAATCTGGCACTCCAGCCAATCGGGGCCAAACCAACTAAATTTCGTCGGTTACAATAACCCCCAAGCCGATGATCTGATCCTCCGAATTCGTCAAGAGTACAATATTGAAACCCAAAAAACCCTGGCTCATCGTTTACATCAATTGATTGCCGATGACCAACCCTATTCCTTTCTATACGCAGGTTTGGGAACTTTGGTTTTAGATAAAAAAATCGTAATGGTAGAAAAAGACGGTTCTTATTCAAAGATTAAACCCACAAAAAGTGGTGACGTTTTTTTCTACTTTAATCATTGGAAGAAATTAGAACTCACCCCTGGCATTTAAATGATGTGGCGTTACATCCTTCAAAATCTTTTTCAAAGGGTCATTTTATTGCTGATGGTTTCCGTCATTGCCCATTCCGTGGTTCATCTCGCACCGGGGCAACCCAGCGAAGTCGATCCATCCAACCCCAGAATGAAACCCGAAGATGTTGCAAAAATACGCGCTGCTTTTCATTTGGATGACCCTCTTTATCTCCAATATTTATACTGGATGGGAGACCTTTTCACCGGAGAATTAAAATCATTTAAAGATAGCCAACCCGTTTTACCCAAAATCTGGGACCGTTTCCTGAACTCCCTTCCTCTTTTTATTTGCGCCACCTTAATTGTTTGGACCCTTTCTTTTCCCACCGGAATTCGCGCCGCCATTCATCGGGGGTCTAAATATGACAGGGGAACCACTTTCTTGGCGTATACCCTCATTTCAGTCCCAGGGTTTTTCCTGTCTTACATTATGATTCTTTGGGTCACGGATACCTTTAAGGTCCCGGTCATTGGGATGAGAACATTCGGAATGGAAGATGCTCATTTTCTTTTCCAAGGAATGGACCGATTATGGCATTTGGTCATTCCCTCCATTATGTCTGCCCTAACAGGAATAGCAGTTCTCTCAAGGTATGTTCGTTCTCAAATGTTAGAAGTCATCGGTCAAGATTATATAAGGACCGCCCACGCCAAGGGATTAAATCAAGACACGGTGATATACCAACATGCTCTTCGAAATGCCCTTTTACCTTTCATTACCATGTTTGGTTTTATCCTCCCAAGTTTAATTGGGGGATCGGTCATCTTTGAGCAGATTTTTGCTTGGCCGGGTTTGGGAAGGCTGGGATACG
This genomic stretch from Nitrospiria bacterium harbors:
- a CDS encoding ABC transporter permease; translation: MMWRYILQNLFQRVILLLMVSVIAHSVVHLAPGQPSEVDPSNPRMKPEDVAKIRAAFHLDDPLYLQYLYWMGDLFTGELKSFKDSQPVLPKIWDRFLNSLPLFICATLIVWTLSFPTGIRAAIHRGSKYDRGTTFLAYTLISVPGFFLSYIMILWVTDTFKVPVIGMRTFGMEDAHFLFQGMDRLWHLVIPSIMSALTGIAVLSRYVRSQMLEVIGQDYIRTAHAKGLNQDTVIYQHALRNALLPFITMFGFILPSLIGGSVIFEQIFAWPGLGRLGYDAILSRDFPVILTINFIAAALTLAGTFLSDILYGLADPRIRLE